The following coding sequences lie in one candidate division WOR-3 bacterium genomic window:
- a CDS encoding phosphotransferase, translating to MKNFEELSNLGRIRRIRGLAQLALDAYGLSNTRIKFLRQAGNTIFRIHEIKPKSSTKDNLYVPGQYMLRVHQHGYQTPEAIELELAWLASMRRDANLPVPEPVPTLDGKLFTRVLIPGIPEERICSLLRWIKGRSVVKNIRSCHFKAQGQLMAGLHNHASHWDPPANLSKRKYDWVGLFMEGGGAGIPASEAWSLLPQKYVKPFEIVSSKMKVAMDGWGKSPNVYGLIHGDLGLDANVLFCGKEALAIDFDDSGFGYYIYDLSLALEHCQEDVKLPRFREALLDGYTRIRLLPEEQLKHIDLCLASFWVFWSLWAVAEAQCNPKYRKILYKRMDLYYKRVERFIARN from the coding sequence ATGAAAAATTTTGAAGAACTTTCAAATCTCGGTCGAATCCGAAGAATTAGAGGATTGGCACAATTAGCTCTGGACGCTTACGGATTATCCAACACCCGCATCAAATTTCTAAGACAGGCCGGAAATACCATCTTCAGGATTCATGAAATCAAACCCAAATCAAGCACAAAAGATAACTTGTATGTTCCGGGTCAATATATGCTAAGGGTTCACCAGCACGGCTATCAAACACCTGAGGCAATCGAATTGGAACTGGCATGGCTCGCGTCTATGCGCAGGGATGCCAATCTTCCGGTGCCGGAACCAGTCCCGACATTGGATGGCAAATTATTTACTCGCGTCTTGATTCCCGGGATACCAGAGGAACGCATTTGCTCGCTCCTCCGGTGGATTAAAGGTCGTTCAGTCGTAAAAAATATTCGATCCTGCCACTTTAAAGCACAGGGGCAACTTATGGCTGGGTTGCATAATCATGCCTCGCATTGGGATCCCCCCGCAAATCTCTCAAAACGAAAATACGATTGGGTCGGGCTGTTTATGGAAGGTGGCGGAGCCGGTATTCCTGCAAGCGAAGCCTGGTCTCTGTTGCCGCAGAAATACGTAAAACCTTTCGAAATTGTTTCCAGTAAAATGAAAGTGGCAATGGACGGGTGGGGTAAAAGCCCCAATGTATATGGACTTATCCATGGAGATCTCGGTTTGGATGCTAACGTGCTTTTCTGTGGCAAAGAAGCGCTGGCCATAGACTTTGATGATTCCGGTTTTGGGTATTACATTTACGATCTGTCCCTAGCGCTGGAACACTGCCAGGAAGATGTAAAACTGCCTCGGTTCCGGGAGGCTCTACTCGATGGATACACCCGGATACGCCTCTTACCTGAGGAGCAACTGAAGCATATTGATCTCTGTCTGGCGTCTTTTTGGGTCTTCTGGAGCCTTTGGGCTGTAGCAGAAGCCCAGTGCAATCCAAAATACCGTAAAATACTTTATAAACGGATGGATTTGTATTACAAACGCGTTGAACGCTTCATCGCAAGAAATTGA
- a CDS encoding M48 family metallopeptidase has protein sequence MKTVYLLMFLFIIIAGCVLELTVDFLRIRSSKKQIPDEFKGYFDEEKQQKYREYKKKTSIFSIFSNTVSTFAILAVIIFGGLNFVDIFARNFKLNEVFTGVIFFFSLFLISSVFNIPFSYYSQFKIENDYGFNKTTRKTFILDLLKGLLLSIVIGIPVTGLVLFCFIKIGNLSWLIAWGAVTLILFALNWVFPVVISPLFNKFTPVENEELEKIIFDYAKKFNFSYSGVYKMDGSKRTTKPNAYFAGFGKTKRIVLYDTLLEKLDNEEILTVLGHEMGHYKKKHILSNMLLMSGQSFLMFFLLYLFIRNPYTVSALGLENFSIYGAMTAFAIVYMPLSLILSVLMNFLSRKFEYQADRFAVESTGKSDIFIEALKKIHISSFGNLTPHFFDVLINYNHPPVIKRIEAVMKTA, from the coding sequence ATGAAAACAGTTTATCTTTTAATGTTTCTGTTCATAATAATCGCCGGTTGTGTGTTGGAACTCACTGTGGATTTCTTGAGGATACGATCGTCAAAAAAGCAGATACCCGACGAATTCAAAGGTTATTTCGACGAGGAAAAACAGCAAAAGTACCGGGAGTACAAGAAAAAAACATCCATATTTTCTATCTTCAGCAACACGGTATCAACTTTCGCGATTCTTGCTGTAATAATTTTTGGAGGGTTGAATTTCGTCGATATTTTCGCCAGAAATTTTAAACTAAACGAGGTCTTCACGGGAGTAATTTTTTTCTTCTCCCTTTTTCTCATCTCATCCGTATTCAACATTCCATTTTCATATTATTCACAGTTTAAAATAGAAAACGACTATGGGTTCAACAAAACGACCCGCAAAACTTTTATTCTCGACCTTCTCAAAGGCCTTTTGCTTTCTATAGTCATAGGAATACCTGTTACGGGCCTTGTTCTTTTCTGTTTTATCAAAATCGGTAATTTATCCTGGCTGATCGCCTGGGGCGCTGTCACTTTGATCCTTTTTGCCCTGAACTGGGTTTTTCCTGTGGTCATCTCCCCTCTTTTCAACAAGTTCACCCCTGTCGAGAACGAAGAACTTGAAAAAATAATTTTTGACTACGCCAAAAAATTCAACTTTTCATACAGCGGAGTTTATAAAATGGACGGGTCGAAAAGGACGACAAAGCCGAACGCATACTTCGCCGGTTTCGGGAAGACCAAGAGAATAGTCCTTTATGACACGCTCTTGGAAAAGCTGGACAACGAAGAAATATTGACGGTCCTCGGGCACGAAATGGGGCACTACAAGAAAAAACACATACTGTCCAATATGCTGTTGATGTCGGGTCAGAGTTTTCTGATGTTCTTCCTGCTGTATCTTTTCATCAGAAATCCCTACACGGTGAGCGCCCTCGGCCTGGAAAATTTCTCGATTTACGGCGCAATGACTGCTTTTGCTATAGTGTACATGCCGCTTTCTTTGATACTTTCAGTCCTGATGAATTTTTTATCAAGGAAATTCGAATACCAGGCCGACAGGTTCGCAGTCGAATCAACCGGGAAAAGTGATATTTTCATTGAAGCCCTGAAGAAAATTCATATCTCAAGCTTCGGCAATCTGACACCGCATTTCTTCGACGTGCTGATCAACTACAACCACCCGCCGGTCATCAAGAGAATTGAAGCCGTCATGAAGACGGCGTAA
- a CDS encoding class I SAM-dependent methyltransferase, with protein sequence MDIPRIFNITESDHRIHNPITPEKLAALGEALRLKSGDRVLDLGSGSGEMLCTWARDYGIIGTGIDMSELYTEKAKLRAEELGVADRVKFIHGDAAGFVSDEEVSVAACVGATWIAGGVAGTIELLASSLRTGGIILIGEPYWRQKPPTEDIAKGCLARSISDFLMLPELLASFDRLGYDVVEMVLANQDCWDRYEAAKWLTMRRWLEANPGDEFAKEVRDKLTSEPVRYAAYTREYMGWGVFALMKR encoded by the coding sequence TTGGATATTCCAAGGATTTTCAACATCACAGAGAGTGATCACCGCATACACAACCCGATCACACCGGAAAAGCTCGCTGCTCTCGGCGAAGCACTGCGTCTGAAATCGGGAGACCGAGTACTCGACCTGGGCAGCGGGTCGGGGGAGATGTTGTGCACCTGGGCGCGGGACTACGGCATCATCGGCACCGGCATCGACATGAGCGAGTTATATACTGAGAAGGCGAAACTCCGCGCTGAGGAACTCGGTGTCGCCGATCGAGTCAAGTTCATACACGGCGATGCCGCGGGCTTTGTATCCGACGAGGAAGTCAGCGTGGCGGCCTGTGTCGGTGCTACTTGGATCGCCGGGGGAGTCGCCGGCACTATCGAGCTTCTTGCGAGTAGCCTGCGCACCGGAGGGATCATCCTCATCGGCGAGCCCTACTGGCGGCAGAAGCCGCCTACGGAAGATATCGCCAAGGGCTGTCTTGCACGCTCAATCTCAGACTTTCTCATGCTACCGGAACTACTCGCGTCTTTCGACCGTCTTGGTTACGACGTAGTTGAAATGGTCCTGGCCAACCAAGACTGCTGGGACAGATATGAGGCGGCAAAATGGCTCACCATGCGCCGTTGGCTTGAAGCCAATCCCGGCGACGAGTTCGCGAAAGAAGTTCGAGACAAACTGACCTCGGAACCAGTGCGCTACGCCGCTTACACGCGTGAATATATGGGCTGGGGCGTGTTTGCTTTAATGAAGCGGTGA
- a CDS encoding transcriptional coactivator p15/PC4 family protein, producing MGIIEKSSLEQIQIEMKEYKKKKYLDIRTYYQSEGEWKPSKKGVTIHPENLDSLLEIISEIKNQYDKETHAD from the coding sequence ATGGGCATAATTGAGAAAAGTTCTTTGGAGCAGATACAAATCGAGATGAAAGAATACAAAAAGAAAAAATATCTCGATATAAGAACTTACTACCAGTCAGAGGGTGAGTGGAAACCTTCAAAAAAAGGGGTTACGATACACCCTGAAAATCTCGACAGCCTTTTGGAGATAATCTCAGAAATAAAGAATCAGTACGACAAAGAAACCCACGCCGATTGA